The following DNA comes from Ornithinimicrobium avium.
CCCGGGGCTGGTCGGCTACGGGTTGCTGGCCGTGGGGACGCGGGCGCTGTACGCGGTCGGCTCGCCCCGGCGGGCGGCGGCCGCCGCCGCGGTCGGCTGGGCCCTGGCTGCGCTGCTGCCGCTGCTCGCGGTCCGTCCGGCCGCCAGCACCGGCAGCACGCTGGTCCTGCTCGCACTGGGGTCCAGCATCGGGATGAGCGTCGCGGGAGCGCTCCTGCTCCTCGAGGTCCGCGGGTATGGGGTGCTGCTGCGCTCGCGGGTGCCCTCCGCGCCGGCGCGGGGGCCCTCGCCGGCGGGCTGCCGGTCGTCCTGCTCTGCGAGCTCCTCGCCCCCAGCGACCTGCAAGGATGGGTGGAGGTGCTCGGCTGGGCGGTCGTGCTCGCCACGCTCGTCCTGGCCGGGGCGTCGCTGGGGGTGCGCTACCTCGCACCGGACGCCTGGCGGCAGGTCGTGGAGAGGGTGAGCAGGTGAAGGTCCTCCTGGTGACCGCCCTGGTGACGGGCGGGGTGGCGGCGCACGTGCGGATGCTGGCAACGGGCCTGGCCGGATCCGGCCATCGGGTGGTCGTGGCCTGCCCCGCGGCCACGGCGCACCGGATCGGCCCGCCGGAGGACGTCACGTACGTCCCGCTCCCGGTCGGCTCCCGCGCCCGCCCGGCCCAGGACCGGCGGGCGGTCGCCGTCCTCGCCCGGACCATGGCGGGCGCCGACGTCGTGCACGCGCACGGGCTGCGGGCCGGCGCCCTGGCAGCCACGGCGCGCCGCGCCTCCAGGGCCCGGCCCAGGCTGGTCGTCACCACGCACAACGCGGCGCCGGAGGGACGGGCGGCCCGCGCCGTCTACGCGGTGCTCGAGCAGATCGTGGCGCACGGCGCCGACCTCGTCCTCGGGGTCTCGCCCGACCTGGTGGACCGGGCCCGGCGGGCCGGCGCCCGGGGCGCCGCACCAGCGGTCGTGCCGGCCGCGACACGTGCGGTGCCGACCCCCGAGGAACGCCAGGACGCTCGCGCCCGCGTCCGCCGGGGGCTCGGGCTGGACCCGGGCGGGGGAGTGCGAGTCCTCGTGACCGTGGGCCGGCTCGCCGCGCAGAAGGACCAGATGACCCTCGTCGACGCGATGGAGCAGGTCGCGACGACGTGGCGCCGGTCCGTGGACGGACCGCCTCCCGTCCTCCTCGTCGTCGGCGAGGGGCCCGACCGCCCGGCGCTGGAGGCACGCGCCGCCTCCACCCACGAGCGCACCGACGTGCGCCTGGTCGGACACCGCGACGACGTGCCGGACCTGCTCCTGGCCGCCGACGTCGCGATCTCCTCGGCGCGGTGGGAGGGTCAGCCCGTCTGGCTTCAGGAGGCGCTCCAGGCCGGGACCCCCGTGGTGGCCACCGACGTGGGCGGCACCGCGACCGTGCTCGGCGACGCCGGCGTCCTGGTGGACGCCGCGACCGGAGGGCGCGGGGGCACCGCGCAACGGCTCGCGGGAGCGGTCTCCCGTGTGCTGCGTGACGAGGCTCTGCGCTCCGACCTGGGGGCCCGCGCGCTGGTCCGCGCGGCCGGGCTGCCCACGGCGGAGGACGCGCTGGCCGCCGCGCTCGCGGCATACCTCGACGGCCCCACGAGCGCATGAGTCGGCGGGGCGCGACGCCCGGTGTGTCCCCGTGCCCGTCGCCGCGGCGCGTGGCGTAGACTGAGAGCCCGTGGTGGAGACGACGAAACACATCTTTGTGACCGGGGGCGTGGCCTCCTCGCTCGGCAAGGGCCTGACGGCATCGAGCCTGGGATTCCTGCTCAGGAGCCGTGGCCTGCGGGTGACGATGCAGAAGCTGGACCCCTACATCAACGTCGACCCGGGGACGATGAACCCGTTCCAGCACGGCGAGGTGTTCGTCACCGAGGACGGCGCCGAGTGCGACCTGGACATCGGCCACTACGAACGCTTCCTCGACGTCAACCTCTCCGGGCGCTCCAACGTGACGACCGGGCAGGTCTACAACGACGTCATCGCCAGGGAGCGCCGTGGGGAGTACCTCGGGGACACCGTCCAGGTCATCCCGCACGTGACCAACGAGATCAAGGCCAGGATGCGTGCCGCGGCCAGCCACGGCACGGGAGGTGCCGTCGACCGGCCCGACATCATCATCACCGAGATCGGGGGCACCGTCGGCGACATCGAGTCGCTGCCCTTCCTCGAGGCCGCCCGCCAGGTCCGCCACGACATCGGCCGCGCCAACTGTCTGTTCGTGCACGTCTCGCTGGTGCCCTACCTGGCCCCGAGCGGGGAGCTGAAGACCAAGCCCACCCAGCACTCCGTCGCGGCGCTGCGCCAGGTCGGGATCACGCCCGACGCGCTCGTGCTGCGGGCCGACCGGGAGATCCCGGAGAGCATCAAGCGCAAGATCTCGATGATGTGCGACGTCGACAACGACGGCGTGGCCGCCTGCATCGACGCCCCCAGCATCTACGACATCCCCAAGGTGCTGCACCGGGAGATGCTGGACGCGTACGTGGTGCGTCACCTCGGTCTGTCCTTCCGCGACGTCGACTGGTCGGCCTGGGACGCCCTGCTGGAGCGGGTGCACGAGCCGGAGCACGACGTCGAGATCGCCCTGGTCGGCAAGTACGTCGACCTGCCGGACGCCTACCTGTCGGTGACCGAGGCGCTGCGGGCGGGCGGCTTCCGGCACGACGCCAGGGTACGGATCCGCTGGGTCGCCTCCGACGAGTGCCAGACCGAGGCCGGCGCGACCCGGGCGCTGCAGGGGGTCGACGCGATCCTCGTGCCCGGCGGGTTCGGGGTGCGCGGCATCGAGGGCAAGATCGGGGCGCTGCGCTGGGCGCGGGAGCGCAAGGTGCCCACCCTGGGCATCTGCCTGGGTCTGCAGGCCATGGTCATCGAGTACGCCCGCAACCAGGCTGCTCTCGAGCACGCCAGCTCCACCGAGTTCGACCCGCAGACCCTCGAGCCGGTCATCGCGACGATGGAGGAGCAGAAGGCGTTCGTCGAGGGGGCCGGCGACCTCGGCGGCACGATGCGGCTGGGGTCCTACCCCGCGCGGCTCGCCCCGGGGTCGGTCGCGGCGCAGGCCTACGGCGCCACCGAGGTGAGCGAGCGGCACCGGCACCGCTACGAGGTCAACAACGCCTACCGGGACCGGCTCGTCACGGCGGGACTGGTCGTCTCGGGGACCTCGCCCGACGACACGCTGGTCGAGTTCGTGGAGCTGCCGCGCGAGGTGCACCCCTACTACGTGTCCACCCAGGCCCACCCCGAGTTCCGTTCCCGGCCCGACCGCGCGCACCCGCTGTTCGCCGGGCTCGTCGAGGCGGCCCTGGACCAGCAGCGCTCGGAGCGGCTGGTCGAGGTCGAGGGACGCCAGCACCAGCACGCGCTCCCGTGACCCTCGACGCGCCGCGCCTGACCGCCGCCGACCTGCACGACGTCCCGGGCACCGCACCGGTGACCCACTCGGAGACGGCCTTCACCGGCGCCGTGTGGGACGTCCGCCGCGACCGGGTCCGGCTGGGGGAGGACGAGGTGGTCCGTGAGTACGTCGCGCACACCGGCGCGGTGGCCGTCCTCGCGGTGCGCGAGGACCGCGGCGAGCCCGAGGTCTTCCTCGTGCGGCAGTACCGCCATCCGGTCGGCGCCCAGGACTGGGAGATCCCGGCCGGACTGCTCGACGTCGAGGGGGAGGACCCGGTCCTCGCGGCGCAGCGGGAGCTGGCCGAGGAGGCCGACCTGCGCGCCGGCAGCTGGGAGCGTCTGACCGCGTTCACGCCCTCACCCGGCGGCCTCGACGAGGTGATCACCGTCTACCTCGCGACCGATCTGACGGACGTGCCCGCGGAGGAGCGGTTCGACCGCGAGGCCGAGGAGGCGGGTATGTCGTGCGGCTGGGTCGCTCTGTCCGAGGCCGTGGCCGCGGTGCTGGGTGGGAAGGTGCGCAACGCGCCGATGATGCTCAGCGTGCTGGCCTACGCGGCCCGGCTGCGCGGCGCGGACCCGGAGGAGCTCGGGGCGCGAGGAGAGGCGCTGGGACCACCGGCCGGGAGCCCGTAGACTTTCTCCTGTGCACGGGGCGGAGTGACGACCCGCCGGCCTACGCCATACCTGCGGGTATGACCACCGCCAGCCGGGCACCGCGCGTCCGGCGTGACCGACGAGAGGCCGAGGACATCTCGGCGAAGGTGTGGTGGCACCGCGACCTGGCCCCCGCCCGCACCTCTCGGGCTGCCTTCCGATGGGGCAGCCGCCCTTTCGGGACCTGACCGAAAGAGGAGAGACCATGCTTCGCACCCACGGGGCCGGCACGCTGCGACCCGAGCACGTCGGCACCACCGTCACCCTCGCCGGCTGGGTGGCCCGGCGCCGCGACCACGGCGGTGTCGCCTTCATCGACCTGCGCGACGCCAGCGGTGTCGTCCAGGTCGTCGCCCGCGACGAGGTCCTCACCGGGACCGCGCACGACCTGCGCAGCGAGTACGTCGTCAAGGTCGTCGGCCAGGTCACCGCCCGCGCCGAGAAGGACGTCAACCCCGACCTGCCCACCGGCGGGGTCGACGTCGTCGCCACCGAGATCGAGGTCCTCAGCGAGTCCGCGCCCCTGCCCTTCCAGATCGACGAGCGCGTCAACGTGGGGGAGGAGGCCCGCCTGAGGCACCGCTACCTCGACCTGCGCCGCCCGGGCGCGAGCTCGGCCGGGGCGAACCTGCGCCTGCGCTCCCGGGTCAACGCCGCCGCGCGGGCCGTGCTGGCAGGGCGCGACTTCGTCGAGATCGAGACCCCCACGCTGACGCGGTCCACCCCCGAGGGTGCCCGCGACTTCCTCGTGCCCGCGCGCCTGCAGCCGGGCAGCTGGTACGCCCTCCCGCAGAGCCCGCAGCTGTTCAAGCAGCTGCTCATGGTCGCCGGTATGGAGCGCTACTACCAGCTCGCGCGCTGCTACCGCGACGAGGACTTCCGCGCCGACCGCCAGCCGGAGTTCACCCAGCTGGACATCGAGATGAGCTTCGTCGACCAGGACGACGTCATCGAGCTCGGCGAGGCCGTCGCCCGGGCGGTCTGGGGGGTGCAGGGCGTCGAGCTGACCACGCCGTTCCCGCGGATGGCCTACGCCGAGGCGATGCGCCGCTACGGGAGCGACAAGCCCGACCTGCGCTTCGACCTGGAGATCACCGAGTGCACCGACTACTTCGCGGGCACGCCCTTCCGGGTGTTCCAGGCCGACTACGTCGGCGCGGTCGTCATGCCCGGCGGAGGTTCCCAGCCGCGCCGCCAGTTCGACGCGTGGCAGGAGTGGGCCAAGCAGCGCGGGGCGAGGGGCCTGGCCTACGTCACCGTGGGCGAGGACGGCGAGCTGGGTGGCCCGGTCGCCAAGAACATCTCCGAGGAGGAGCGGGCAGGCCTGGCCGCGCACATGGGTGCGCAGCCCGGTGACGCCATCTTCTTCGCCGCCGGCACCACCAAGGCCTCCCGGGCGCTGCTCGGCGCCGCCCGCCTGGAGATCGGCCACCGCTGCGGGCTCATCGACGAGGAGGCCTGGAGCTTCGTGTGGGTCGTCGACGCGCCCCTCTTCGAGCCGGCCTCGGAGGCCGTCGAGGCCGGCGACGTCGCGGTGGGCGCGGGTGCGTGGACGGCCGTCCACCACGCCTTCACCTCGCCGCAGACACAGTTCGTCGACACCCTGGAGTCCGACCCCGGCGCCGCGCTGGCCTACGCCTACGACCTGGTGTGCAACGGCAACGAGATCGGCGGCGGGTCGATCCGTATCCACCGCCGCGAGCTCCAGGAGCGCGTCTTCGCCATCATGGGGCTGGACGAGGAGGCCGCGCAGGAGAAGTTTGGCTTCCTGCTCGAGGCGTTCAAGTTCGGCGCGCCGCCGCACGGCGGGATCGCCTTCGGCTGGGACCGGATCGTGGCACTGCTGGCCGGCACCGACTCCATCCGCGACGTCATCGCCTTCCCCAAGTCGGGCGGCGGCTTCGACCCGCTGACCGAGGCGCCGGCGCCGATCACCCCGGAGCAGCGCAGGGAGGCGGGCGTCGACGCGACGCCGGCCGAGCAGGCCCCGGCGCCGCAGGGTGCCCCGGAGGTCAGCCCCCGGCAGAGCTGAGGAGCCCCAGTCCCGCCACGTGAGAGGCTGGGCCCATGACGACCACGTCCGCGCTGCGCGACGTGGTCGTCGTGGGTTCTGGCCCGAACGGGCTGGCCGCCGCGGTCACCCTGGCGCGCGCCGGCCTCGCCGTCACCGTCGTCGAGGGGCAGCCGGAGCCGGGCGGGGGAGTGCGCACCCTGCCGCTGGTCTCGGACCGGGTCGGACCCGACGAGGGCCTGCTGCGGGACGTGTGCGCCGCCGTCCCCGCGGCCGCCCCGACCTCGCCCTTCTTCGCCGAGCTCGACCTGCCCGCGCGGGGCGTGGACCTGCTCGTGCCCGAGGTCTCCTACGCCCAGCCGCTGGACGGCGGACGGGCCGGCGTCGCCTGGCGCGACCTGGCGCGGACCGTGGAGGGTCTCGGTGAGGACGGGGAGCGGTGGCGACGGCTCGTCGGGCCCCTCGTCCGGCACCACGAGGACGTCGCGCGCATCGCGCTGTCGGACAAACGTTCCCTGCCGGTCGCGGCGGTCGTCGGTGGCGCCGGCGCCGCCCTCGCCGCGGCCCTGGCGGTCCTTAGCACCCGCGCCGGCGACCGCTGGTGGCGCACCGACGTCGCCCACGCCCTGATCACCGGTGTCGCGGCGCACACGATCACCGCGCTGCCCTCGGTGGCCGCGGCCGGCACCGCCGCCTACCTGGGGGCGCTGGCGCACAGCCCCTCCGGCTGGCCGCTCGTCCGCGGAGGGATCGGTGAGATCACCCGGGTGCTCGTCGCGGACCTGCGGGCTCACGGCGGCCAGCTCGTCGTGGACCGGCCGGTGCGCGGGCGCGAGGACCTTCCCGCGGCACGGCACACCCTCCTGGACACGCACGCCTGCGTGGCGGCGAGGATGCTCGCCGAGCCGTTCCGCGGCCGGCTGGAGCGGCTGCCCGTGGGCGCGGGGGTCTGCAAGCTCGACTACGTCCTCTCCGCTCCGGTCCCGTGGGCGCACCCGGACGTGGCCCGGGCGGGCACCGTGCACGTCGGGGGCTCCGTGGAGCAGATGCGGCAGGCGGAGGCAGAGGTCGCCGCCGGCCGTCACCCGGACCGGCCGGTGCTGCTGGTCAGCGACCCCGCCTCGCACGACCCGGGGCGGAGCGGGCGGTCGGGGCTGCGCCCGCTGTGGGCCTACGCGCACGTGCCCCGCGGCTCGGACCGGGACGTGCGGCCGCAGGCGGAGCAGCAGCTGGAGCGCTTCGCCCCGGGCTTCCGCGACGTGGTCGTCGACTGCGTGGTCACGCCGGCGTCACGGATGGCCGACCACAACGCCGCCCTCGTCGACGGCGACATCTCCGGCGGCGCGGTGTCGATGTGGCGCATGGTCGCGCGGCCCGGTCCGCGGCCGGACCCGTACGCGGTGGCGCCCGGGGTCTGGCTCTGCTCGTCCTCCGTGCCTCCGGGGCCCGGGGTGCACGGGATGGGCGGCCACCACGCCGCCCGGCGCGTGCTGCGCGAGCTCGGCCTGCCCGTGCCCTCGCTGGCGCCCGGGCGCTGACCTCGGCCGACCTCAGCGACCGACCAGGAGCCTGGAGTGCCAGGCCCGCGCCGTGCGGAAGCCGAGCCGACGGTAGAGCCGGATCGCGGTGGCGTTGTCGCTGAACACGCCGAGCGTGCAGACCCCGTGGCGCTCCACCGACCACCGGGTCAGCGCGGAGGTGACGGCCCGCCCCCAGCCGCGTCCGCGCGCGGCGGTGGCCGTGACGATCCCGGCCAGGTGCGCCACGCCGGAGGCCTCCAGCTCGGCACCGCCCACCGCGACGAGGTCGCCGCTCGCGTCGCGCGCCCCGACCCAGCGCACCACCGCGCCCTCGCCGACGGCCGTCCAGACCCGTGGGTTGTGGGCCTGAGCGAAGGCCGACAGCTCCGCCGCGTCGGCCCTGTCGTCGAGCACGCGGAGCAGGTCCTCGCCGGGCGCCGGCGGCGGCGCGGCGCAGGTCCACATCCACTCCCAGTCGCCGCCCTGCTCGGCCAGGTCCAGGACCCGGTGCGCGACGGCCGCGTGCTCCTGGGGCACCGACACCGCGCGAGCACCCCATGCCGCGAGCAGCCCGGCGTCCGCGACCGCGGCCAGGGTGCCGGCCAGCCGGCCCGCCTCCTCCCGGGTGCCCTCGGGGGGCGGACCCGTCGGCGCGGACCGGCGCAGGGGAGCGACCCACGCGCCCGGTCGGCGTCCCGGGCGCTGCACGACGGCCACGGCCGACCCCACGACCGCCTCGCCGGCCAGCGGGTCGGCCAGCGCCCACCTGACCCACGGGTCCGGGCCGGCCAGCCGCAGCAGCTCCGCGCGGTCGGCCGCGCGCAGCGCCGGTGAGCCGGGTGAGGGGGAGACCACGAGGACGATTCTGCCGCAGCCGGTAGGGAGCACGATCCGGCCCCGTCGCGGTCCGCCGTGCGGACGGAGCCGGCGCACGCAGAAGGGGAGCCGGGTGCGGCCTGCGCACCCGGCTCCCGTCGGCCCACCCGCGAAGGTCAGCCGATGCGCTCCAGCTCCGGCTGCTCGACCGGGGAGGGCGGGACGGTCTCGCCTGCGCGACGGGCTCCCGCGGCCCAGAACAGGCCTGCGCCGGTCAGGAGGTTGATCGCACCCAGGCCGGCCAGGAGGGCGACCATGCCGAGGGCCAGCTTGAGGGCCGAGGCGGTCACGGTGCCGACCCCGAGCTCGCCGACCAGGCCGTGCACGGTTCCGGTCCACATGGCCTCGCGGGCCGCGGCGTCAGCAGGGTTGGTGCGGTCGAAGTCCTGCCAGTAGCGGCCGCCGCCGTCGTACTCGACGGTCCAGCCCTCGGCCGGGAACGGGTCCGGGACGGCGAGCGTCTGGTCGCCGACCTGCAGCTCGGTCAGGGCGTTCCCGTCGGGGTCGACGAGGGCGTCCTCGGTCAGGGTGATGGGGTAGGTGCCGTCGATGACGTGGTGGGTGATGGTGGCCATCTGGTACATGTACTCGCTCGCGGTGTTGACCAGCGGGTCGTCCGGGTCCATCTCGCGGTCCGAGACCGGGTAGCCCCACTCGTCGGTGAGCATCGTCATGATGCCGTCGGCGGCGGCGGTGTCGCCGCGGTCGACGAGCTGGCCGTCCTCGTTGTAGCTCAGCTCCACGCCCTGCACCTCGCTGAAGCTCTGGAGCGAGTGCTTGCCGTCCTGGTACATCGAGAACGCGACACCGGAGCCGATGAAGAAGACCAGGCCGAAGACCATGAGCATGATCCCGACGAGGCGCAGACGTTGTGGCATGAGGACCTCCTCCGGGCGTGGCCCGGACATCGTGGTGAGGGCCGGGCAGTGCGCCCGGTCGACGGCCCGTTGTGCGCCGTCGTCACCCATCCTGCCAAAGTACGACGCAACGTAGTAGGGACTAAGGTCCCGGGTTCCGAGGCCGGAGGTCCCGCGTCCTGCGGGTAGCCTCGGGGGCGTGGTGGGAGCCGGAGCGGACCTGTTCAGCGACCCCGACGGCGGGGCCGCCGGGGAGGGGTCGGACCTGCGCCCGCCGCTGGCGGTGCGGATGCGGCCCCGGGCGGTCGAGGAGGTCCGCGGCCAGCAGGACGTGCTCCGCCCGGGCTCGCCCCTGCGACGGCTCATCGAGGGCCACGCGGGCGCGGCCGGCCCGCTGTCGGCGATCCTCTGGGGGCCGCCGGGCACCGGCAAGACCACCCTGGCCCACCTGGTCGCCACCGCCGCCGGGCGCACGTTCGTGGAGCTCTCGGCGGTCACCGCCGGGGTCAAGGACGTGCGCGCGGTGATGGAGCAGGCCGGCCGGGAGCGCTCGCTCTACGGTCGGCAGACGGTGCTCTTCCTCGACGAGATCCACCGCTTCAGCAAGGCGCAGCAGGACGCGCTGCTGCCCGGCGTGGAGAACCGCCTCGTCATCCTGGTCGCGGCCACCACCGAGAACCCCTCCTTCAGCGTCATCGCGCCGCTGCTGTCGCGCTCGATGCTCATCCGGCTGACCTCGCTGGACGACGAGCAGCTCGGCGAGGTCGTGGACGAGGCGCTCCAGGACGAGCGCGGGCTGGCCGGCGAGCTGGCCCTCGAGAGCCAGGCCCGCGACCACATCGTGCGGATCGCCGGCGGGGACGCCCGGCGGGCGCTGACCACGCTGGAGGCGGCGGCGGGCGTCGCCCTGGACGCCGTGCCCGCCGGCGCCGAGGGACGGCAGGTCACGATCACCCTGGCCGACGCCGAGCAGGCGGTCGACACCGCGGCCGTCCGCTACGACCGCACCGGGGACCAGCACTACGACGTCGCCAGCGCCTTCATCAAGTCGATGAGGGGCTCGGACGTCGACGCCGCGCTGCACTACCTGGCCGTGCAGCTCGAGGCGGGGGAGGACCCGCGCTTCATCGCCCGCCGCATCGTCATCTCCGCCAGCGAGGACGTCGGCATGGCCGACCCGACGGCGCTGCAGACGGCGGTCGCGGCGATGCACGCGGTCGCCCAGATCGGCATGCCCGAGGCGCGGATCATCCTGGCCCAGGCGGTCGTGCACAACGCGCTGGCGCCGAAGTCCAACGCCGCCTACAGCGCGGTGAACGCCGCGATCGCCGACGTCCGCGCCGGCAAGGGGGCCCGGGTGCCCGCGCACCTGAGGGGCAGCGGGTATGCCGGTGCCGCGCGGCTCGGGCACGGGCAGGGTTACCGCTACAGCCACGACGAGCCGGCCGGGGTGGGGGCGCAGCAGTTCCTGCCCGACGACCTGCTCGCGCAGGACGCCGACTACTACCACCCCACCGGGCGCGGCTGGGAGGAGCGGCTCGCCGAGCGGTGGCGCGAGCTGCGCCGGATCGTCCGGGGTCGGGGGCCCGGGTCGGGCCGCTAGAGTGGGCGGGTCCGTCTGCAGCCTGGTGAGGAGACCATGGAAACCGCCGAGATCCGCCGTCGTTGGCTGTCCTTCTTCGAGAGCAAGGGCCACGCGGTGGTGCCCAGCGCACCGCTGGTCTACGACGACCCGACCCTGCTGTTCGTCAACGCCGGCATGGTCCCGTTCAAGCCCTACTTCCTGGGGCAGGAGACCGCGCCCTGGCCGCGGGCCACGAGCGTGCAGAAGTGCGTGCGCACCCTCGACATCGAGGAGGTCGGCAAGACCACCCGGCACGGCACCTTCTTCCAGATGAACGGCAACTTCTCGTTCGGCGACTACTTCAAGGAGGGGGCGATCAGCCACGCCTGGGAGCTGGTGACCGGCTCGCAGGACGACGGCTTCCTCGGCTTCGACCCCGACTCGGTCTGGGTCACCGTGCTGGACGGCGACGACGAGGCCGCCGAGCTGTGGCGGCGTGTCGCGGGGCTGCCCCCGGAGCGCGTCCAGCGCCGGGGTCCGGCCGACAACTACTGGCACATGGGGGTCCCCGGGCCCGGCGGTCCGTGCAGCGAGATCTACATCGACCGCGGACCGGAGCACGGCCCGGACGGCGGCCCGGTCGTCGACGAGGACCGCTTCCTGGAGATCTGGAACCTCGTCTTCATGCAGGACGACCTCGGGCAGGTGCGTTCCAAGACCGACTTCGACATCGTCGGCGAGCTGCCCCGCAAGAACATCGACACCGGCATGGGCCTGGAGCGCGTGGCCTACCTGCTCCAGGGGGTGGACAACCTCTACGAGATCGACGAGGTCTATCCCGTCATCGAGCGTGCCGAGGAGATCAGCGGCCGCGCCTACGGCGTCGACCACGAGGACGACGTGCGTTTCCGGGTCGTCGCCGACCACGTCCGCTCCGGCCTGATGCTCATGGGCGACGGTGTCACGCCGGGCAACGAGGGCCGCGGCTACGTCCTGCGCCGGCTGCTGCGCCGCGCCGTCCGCTCGATGCGGCTGCTCGGCGTCGGTCCCGACGAGGCCACCCTGCCGGCGCTGCTGCCGGTCAGCAAGGACGTCATGCGCAGCTCCTATCCCGAGCTCGAGCGCGACTGGCACCGGATCAGCCAGACGGCCTACGCCGAGGAGGAGGCCTTCGCCCGGACGCTGTCCAGCGGGACGACGATCCTGGACACCGCGGTGGCCCGCGCCAAGGCCTCCGGGGCGACCACGCTCGCGGGCGCGGAGGCCTTCCAGCTGCACGACACCTACGGCTTCCCGATCGACCTGACCCTGGAGATGGCCTCCGAGCAGGGACTGGCGGTCGACGAGGAGGGCTTCCGCACGCTGATGACCGAGCAGCGGCAGCGCGCCAAGGCCGACGCCCGCGCCAAGAAGCACGGCCACAGCGGCGCCACCGCCTACAAGGCGATCGCCGACCGGCTCGGGCGCGCGGTGCAGTTCACCGGTTACAGCGAGATGTCCGGCCGCGGGACCGTGGTGGGGCTGCTCGCCGACGGCCACGAGGTCGACCGGCTCGCCGCCGGGCCTGCCGAGGCCGGCGGCACCGAGGTCGAGCTCGTCCTGGGCCAGACGCCGTTCTACGCGGAGGCGGGGGGCCAGCTGGCCGACCACGGACTCATCCGGCTGGACTCCGGCGGCGTGGTCGAGGTCGCCGACGTGCAGCGCCCGATCCCCGGTCTTGTGGTCCACCGCGGACGGCTCGTGGAGGGCGAGCTGGCGCTGGGGGAGAGCGCCGAGTCGCAGATCGACACGCTGCGGCGTGCCGCCGTTTCTCGTGCGCACACCGCCACCCACATCGTGCACAAGGTGCTGCGCGAGACGCTGGGCGACACCGCGACCCAGGCCGGCTCGGAGAACGCACCCGGGCGGCTGCGCTTCGACTTCCGATCCACGCGCGGCCTGTCGGCCGAGGAGCTGGTCGCCGTCGAGGCGCGCATCAACGAGCGGCTGATGGACGACCTGCAGGTGTCCGC
Coding sequences within:
- a CDS encoding phytoene desaturase family protein, whose amino-acid sequence is MTTTSALRDVVVVGSGPNGLAAAVTLARAGLAVTVVEGQPEPGGGVRTLPLVSDRVGPDEGLLRDVCAAVPAAAPTSPFFAELDLPARGVDLLVPEVSYAQPLDGGRAGVAWRDLARTVEGLGEDGERWRRLVGPLVRHHEDVARIALSDKRSLPVAAVVGGAGAALAAALAVLSTRAGDRWWRTDVAHALITGVAAHTITALPSVAAAGTAAYLGALAHSPSGWPLVRGGIGEITRVLVADLRAHGGQLVVDRPVRGREDLPAARHTLLDTHACVAARMLAEPFRGRLERLPVGAGVCKLDYVLSAPVPWAHPDVARAGTVHVGGSVEQMRQAEAEVAAGRHPDRPVLLVSDPASHDPGRSGRSGLRPLWAYAHVPRGSDRDVRPQAEQQLERFAPGFRDVVVDCVVTPASRMADHNAALVDGDISGGAVSMWRMVARPGPRPDPYAVAPGVWLCSSSVPPGPGVHGMGGHHAARRVLRELGLPVPSLAPGR
- a CDS encoding NUDIX domain-containing protein — encoded protein: MTLDAPRLTAADLHDVPGTAPVTHSETAFTGAVWDVRRDRVRLGEDEVVREYVAHTGAVAVLAVREDRGEPEVFLVRQYRHPVGAQDWEIPAGLLDVEGEDPVLAAQRELAEEADLRAGSWERLTAFTPSPGGLDEVITVYLATDLTDVPAEERFDREAEEAGMSCGWVALSEAVAAVLGGKVRNAPMMLSVLAYAARLRGADPEELGARGEALGPPAGSP
- the aspS gene encoding aspartate--tRNA ligase, whose translation is MLRTHGAGTLRPEHVGTTVTLAGWVARRRDHGGVAFIDLRDASGVVQVVARDEVLTGTAHDLRSEYVVKVVGQVTARAEKDVNPDLPTGGVDVVATEIEVLSESAPLPFQIDERVNVGEEARLRHRYLDLRRPGASSAGANLRLRSRVNAAARAVLAGRDFVEIETPTLTRSTPEGARDFLVPARLQPGSWYALPQSPQLFKQLLMVAGMERYYQLARCYRDEDFRADRQPEFTQLDIEMSFVDQDDVIELGEAVARAVWGVQGVELTTPFPRMAYAEAMRRYGSDKPDLRFDLEITECTDYFAGTPFRVFQADYVGAVVMPGGGSQPRRQFDAWQEWAKQRGARGLAYVTVGEDGELGGPVAKNISEEERAGLAAHMGAQPGDAIFFAAGTTKASRALLGAARLEIGHRCGLIDEEAWSFVWVVDAPLFEPASEAVEAGDVAVGAGAWTAVHHAFTSPQTQFVDTLESDPGAALAYAYDLVCNGNEIGGGSIRIHRRELQERVFAIMGLDEEAAQEKFGFLLEAFKFGAPPHGGIAFGWDRIVALLAGTDSIRDVIAFPKSGGGFDPLTEAPAPITPEQRREAGVDATPAEQAPAPQGAPEVSPRQS
- a CDS encoding GNAT family N-acetyltransferase; the protein is MVSPSPGSPALRAADRAELLRLAGPDPWVRWALADPLAGEAVVGSAVAVVQRPGRRPGAWVAPLRRSAPTGPPPEGTREEAGRLAGTLAAVADAGLLAAWGARAVSVPQEHAAVAHRVLDLAEQGGDWEWMWTCAAPPPAPGEDLLRVLDDRADAAELSAFAQAHNPRVWTAVGEGAVVRWVGARDASGDLVAVGGAELEASGVAHLAGIVTATAARGRGWGRAVTSALTRWSVERHGVCTLGVFSDNATAIRLYRRLGFRTARAWHSRLLVGR
- a CDS encoding glycosyltransferase family 4 protein; this translates as MKVLLVTALVTGGVAAHVRMLATGLAGSGHRVVVACPAATAHRIGPPEDVTYVPLPVGSRARPAQDRRAVAVLARTMAGADVVHAHGLRAGALAATARRASRARPRLVVTTHNAAPEGRAARAVYAVLEQIVAHGADLVLGVSPDLVDRARRAGARGAAPAVVPAATRAVPTPEERQDARARVRRGLGLDPGGGVRVLVTVGRLAAQKDQMTLVDAMEQVATTWRRSVDGPPPVLLVVGEGPDRPALEARAASTHERTDVRLVGHRDDVPDLLLAADVAISSARWEGQPVWLQEALQAGTPVVATDVGGTATVLGDAGVLVDAATGGRGGTAQRLAGAVSRVLRDEALRSDLGARALVRAAGLPTAEDALAAALAAYLDGPTSA
- a CDS encoding CTP synthase yields the protein MVETTKHIFVTGGVASSLGKGLTASSLGFLLRSRGLRVTMQKLDPYINVDPGTMNPFQHGEVFVTEDGAECDLDIGHYERFLDVNLSGRSNVTTGQVYNDVIARERRGEYLGDTVQVIPHVTNEIKARMRAAASHGTGGAVDRPDIIITEIGGTVGDIESLPFLEAARQVRHDIGRANCLFVHVSLVPYLAPSGELKTKPTQHSVAALRQVGITPDALVLRADREIPESIKRKISMMCDVDNDGVAACIDAPSIYDIPKVLHREMLDAYVVRHLGLSFRDVDWSAWDALLERVHEPEHDVEIALVGKYVDLPDAYLSVTEALRAGGFRHDARVRIRWVASDECQTEAGATRALQGVDAILVPGGFGVRGIEGKIGALRWARERKVPTLGICLGLQAMVIEYARNQAALEHASSTEFDPQTLEPVIATMEEQKAFVEGAGDLGGTMRLGSYPARLAPGSVAAQAYGATEVSERHRHRYEVNNAYRDRLVTAGLVVSGTSPDDTLVEFVELPREVHPYYVSTQAHPEFRSRPDRAHPLFAGLVEAALDQQRSERLVEVEGRQHQHALP